In Fibrobacter sp. UWT2, the genomic window CGGGGCATGACCCGGACATCATCCGTTATGAGGACGGCTATGCGCTTGCCACGACGGACAACCACATGCTCATGCAGTTTTCCGAAGACGCGCTGAACTGGAAGAACGGCGAACCTGCCATGCCGAAGTTTTCTCAGTGGCTTTACAAGTACGCACCGAACATGATTGACATCTGGGCGCCCGATATTCATTATGTCGGTGGCGAATACCGCATGTACTATTGCGGTTCCGAGATGGGTATCCGCTCGTCAGGTATGGGCTTTATGTCAAGTAAGGAAATCGACCCGACAAAACCCGGCTACGGCTGGACAGACCAGGGCGAGGTGATTCACACGGTCAAGAGCGATGCCTACAACGCGATTGACGCGGCGGTGCTGAAGGACAACGATGGCAAGGTCTGGATGGCGTTTGGTTCGTGGGGCACGGGTATCCACATTCTGGAATTGAACGAAGAAACAGGCAAGGTGAAAGACGGTGCGAAGATGATCAACATCGCGAACCGCGGCGGTTCGGGCATCGAGGGCGCAAGCCTCATCGAGCACGATGGTTATTACTATCTGTTTACGGCATGGGATAACTGCTGCAAAAAGGGCGCAGACCTCGAAAACAATTCTTACAAGACGACGGTGGGACGCTCCAGTCGCATTGACGGCGGGTATGTGGACCGCAGCGGCAAGGCGCTCTTGAATGGCGGTGGCACGATTCTGTTGAGCCGTTACGGGCGCTACTACGGGCCTGCGGGCGGCGAGGCGTTTCAGGACGTGAACCGCCAGCGTTTCGTGAATCATTACTACGACAAGAATGATGGTGGAAATTCTTATATCCAGGTCCGCGATATCGTCTATACGGACGATGGCTGGCCGGAACTGGGGCAACCGTTCCTCGGGCGTTACCTGAGTGCGGAGGCGGAACAAGGCGCTTTGACGCATGTGGATATCTCGAGCAGTTCCGATGCGTCGAACGGAGAATTTTGCGCCTACATCAATTACGAAGACAGCAAGATTCGCTTGCCGATGATTATCCCGCAGGCAGGCGACTACCTGATTCGCTACCGCTATGACAACAACTGGACCGAAGACGGTGCAAATGGTAGTTCGCATTTTGTGAGCGTCAACGGCAAAAATCAGGAAGTGGAATTGCCGCTGACGGGCGCGTGGAGCGCGTTCCCTGAAAAGTCGGTGGTGTACATTCCCGCGAAACTCAAGCGTGGCTCGAACTTTATCGAGATTACGAAGGGCAAGCATTATGCGGAACTCGACCGTCTCGACTTCTTGCGCATTATTCGCGATACGATTCCGGCGAACGGCTTCGATAACGGTATCCGCGTGCGACTCACCGAAAAAGATGAATTTGCCATCAAGGACGGCGGCTACGCAATTTTCGAGAATGTGATTACGGATTCCATCGTGGGCCCGGGCGTGCTTGTGCAGGTGAAGAACGGCGCAGGCGGAACGCTGAACATTCGCAAGGAAAGTAAGAAGGGCGACGTGATTTCGAAATGTGAATTGCCCTCGGCGGGCGATGCCACCAAGTGGGTTGACGTGCGCTGCACCAACCTTCCGGAACTCAAGGGCGTGCAAGACTTTTACCTGACGGCGGAAGGCCTCGGCGGCGAAACGCTCCTTGGGAACATCAAGTTTGACGAAGGAATCAAGGATACGACGACATCAATTCGCCGCATTGGCGGTCGCGACGAGCGGCCCCTCCGTGCGGGCGACATGCAGCTTCCGGCGCAGAATAAAAAATACCGCGACCTCAAAGGCCGGCGGTATGATAAGCAAATTCCGTATCGGGTGATGTTCTAGGCTTTATTTGGCCCAGTCCCTATACTTGATCCAGATGTGCAGCCAGATTCGGGCGACGGAATCAATGGCGTCGCTGAAAATCATGGTGCTGTACATCTCGAAATATTTGCCCCATTCTGTTTCTGTTTCGAATTCCTTTATGGATTTCGTGTTTTCGAAATTTTCGGGAATCAAGAAATACGAGAACAGGTAGGAATACTGGGAGACGGCGCTCATGAAGTCCCACACGTTGTTGTTCTTGCCGCCCCAACTGTGCATGTACTTTCTTTTGGCGATTTCCGTTTCTACGTTGGTAGTGAATGCGCTAGATGCTATCGGAAGCGGGTAACCGTCCGGGTCGTAGAAGAATCGGTTGTTGTCCTTGTCAATTTTGTAGGCCTTGCTAATGGCGTCTTCCCATTTCTTTTCGATGCCGCCGTGAATGCCCTTGCCGTCGGAATAGGGGCGACAGTCGCAGTGCAGGGGCATGTGGCAGTCGGCAATGTAGTGGCTCAAAATGAAGAATCGCATGGCGATGTGGTTGCCCGATGTTGCGATGGGGCAGCCTTTTTCTTCGCGGTTGAGCATTTTGAAGTTGTCGATGATGCTGTGCGAAACTGCTTCGCAGCGGTCTGCGCAGTTGCCGCCTTCGATGTTGTAGGGTTTGCCCTTGAGCGGCGATTCTTTGGACATCTTGGTGTAAATGCTGTGGGTCGAGGGCAAGCTGCCGAAGGTGTTGTAGGTGCCGTCTTCAGCAGGGCGGTATTTGACGATGTGGCTGGTGGCCATGTCCTTGAAAACATCGTCGGGGTACCAGGCTCCCTTAATCACGAAGTCGCGGTAGTCCTTGAACCATTTGACCAAAGCCTTGGCTTCGGTGCGGACTTTGTCGGTGACGCCTGCAATTACATTTTCGTCGGTAGTGGTGGCAATAATTTCCAAACGCTTGATCGCCATAAAGGCAATCCATGCATGAGAATATTTTTTCATGCTAAAAGGCTCCTTTTTCTTAAAATATAAGAAAAAGAAATACCTTGTATGGTAAATGTACTACAAAAGAATCGGTAACGCAGTTATGTACTAAAAGAGTACCAACAGGTTCAGACCTGTAGCGGCATTTGCAACATTAAAGGTGGGGGTCACGAAGATTTGGGCTTCGCTGCGGCGAAGTTTACCACTTTTGTAGTATTCGTATGTTTCTTCGTTCTTGATTCGCTGGTGCTTGTGGCCAACATCCCTATGAATGGCGTAGATGTTGTAAATCGTGAGAGGGAGGCCGCCGGCGACCAATGGCACTCCTATAATAAAACAGGCGACGTCGTTGAGCGCATTGTCAAGATCGTCTGAACCGCCGGCCATCGATGCCAAGACGATTACGCCTAATGTGGTGACGCCAACGCCGGCAATTGTGCCTATGACATTTTCGGCAATGCTTTCCTGAGAGCGCTCTTTTTCGATTTCTTCGATAAAGTAGGAGTCGTAATCGTGTGACGGATCCAGGGCGAGTTGTTCGGCTACGAGTGTGTTGTATGCAACGGAGTCGCTTGCGGTTTCGGCCGGTTCGGTTGCGCCGGTTTTACGCGATTGATATAATTGATGGGCGCGTTCGTATGTCATGCGGCGCTTTGCGTGCGCTTTGCTTTCGTTAATTCCGCTGATATTTGCGGTTAAAATCGTTACACCCGATACCAAAAGCGGCATCGCTAGAATCGCTCCCGTGGCTCCTTCGTTGGATAATCCGGTCATAACAGTAAGTCCAAGACCGGTCAATAAGGCGCCAGAAATAGAACCCAAAACATTTAACCCGATTCCTTCTTGATTTCGTTCGTTTTCAATCTGGTTCTGGTAGTAAATATCGTAAGAATGCTTTGTGTCTAAGGCAAGCTGTTCTGCGATAAGGGAATCGGTATAGAACAACGAATCCGTCTTGTTGGTGTCCGGGGTGCCTTGTGCAAAGTTGAAAACGATGGCTAGCAGTATAAAAACGAGCGACTTTTTGAGCATGATTCTGCAATTTGGGTTGAAAGGTTCATTTGAAATATAAGATAATTATTTGAATTTGTTCTAATTTTTTATATTTGAGCTATGCTTACCATAAATGGACAGAGTGTCGATGCGGCGGGCAAGACTGTTGCCGAGTACCTTGCAGAAGCTGGGTACAATACCGTGCGCATCGCTGTGGAACGGAACGAAGAAATTGTTCCGAAGGCGAAGTATGCCGAAACGTTGCTGGCCGACGGCGACGTAGTCGAGGTCGTGAACTTTGTAGGCGGCGGGTGATGACTGCTGATCTTTCGCAGATGCGCGAACCTTCTCGCATGCCTTCGCAGAACGAGATGCACGCTGCGCTTGAAAAACGACAGGGCGCAGAAGCCGTGTGTAAGTTGCAGGCGGCAACGGTTGCTGTTTGCGGTTTGGGCGGCCTGGGTTCGAATATTGCGATTTCTTTGGCGCGAGCCGGTGTCGGCAAACTCATTCTGATTGATTTTGATCATGTTGATGTGACGAATTTGCATCGCCAGCAGTATAAGGCGTGCCAGGTGGGCATGCCGAAGCCCGATGCCTTGCTTGCTAACTTGAAAGAGATTGCACCGTATACGGAGTATGAAACGCATTTCGAAAAGGTGACTGCCGAAAATGCGGAGGCGTTGCTTGCCAAGGCCGACGTGATTTGCGAGGCGTTTGACAATGCCGAGGCGAAGGCGATGCTTGTGAACACGGTGCTTGAAAATATGCCCGAAAAGTTCTTGGTTGCGGCTTCTGGCATGGCGGGCTACGACAGCGGAAATTCAATTACGACTCGCAAGGTGACCAAGCGCTTTTATGTTTGCGGTGACGGCAAAAGCGACGTGAACGACGGAATCGGGCTCATTGCGCCCCGCGTGATGCTTTGCGCCGCTCACCAGGCTTTGGCTGTTATCCGCTTGATTCTTGGGTTAGAGTAGCATCTCGTTTCCGATGTCGTCCTGACGAATGTCAGGATCGGATTTGTTTTGTTGAACTTTGCTATATTTTGCCTTGCAAAAAAGAAGGCTTTATGGACGACAAACTCGTTATCGGTGGTCACGAATTTAATTCCCGCTTTATTTTAGGTTCCGGCAAGTATTCCCTCAAGCTGATTGAGGCTGCTGTGCGCGATGCTGGCGCAGAGATTGTCACTCTCGCCGTGCGCCGTGCAAACACCAAGGATCACGAAAATATTTTGGATTACATTCCGAAGGGCGTAACGTTGTTGCCGAATACGTCCGGCGCACGCAACGCCGCCGAAGCGGTGCGCATCGCGCGTCTTTCCCGCGAACTCGGCTGCGGTGATTTCGTCAAGATCGAAATCATGCGCGACACGAAGTACCTTTTACCCGATAACTACGAAACCATCAAGGCGACTGAAACTTT contains:
- a CDS encoding family 43 glycosylhydrolase; this encodes MKRVNVFFALSALMAGQAFAADWYAKETRWAGHDPDIIRYEDGYALATTDNHMLMQFSEDALNWKNGEPAMPKFSQWLYKYAPNMIDIWAPDIHYVGGEYRMYYCGSEMGIRSSGMGFMSSKEIDPTKPGYGWTDQGEVIHTVKSDAYNAIDAAVLKDNDGKVWMAFGSWGTGIHILELNEETGKVKDGAKMINIANRGGSGIEGASLIEHDGYYYLFTAWDNCCKKGADLENNSYKTTVGRSSRIDGGYVDRSGKALLNGGGTILLSRYGRYYGPAGGEAFQDVNRQRFVNHYYDKNDGGNSYIQVRDIVYTDDGWPELGQPFLGRYLSAEAEQGALTHVDISSSSDASNGEFCAYINYEDSKIRLPMIIPQAGDYLIRYRYDNNWTEDGANGSSHFVSVNGKNQEVELPLTGAWSAFPEKSVVYIPAKLKRGSNFIEITKGKHYAELDRLDFLRIIRDTIPANGFDNGIRVRLTEKDEFAIKDGGYAIFENVITDSIVGPGVLVQVKNGAGGTLNIRKESKKGDVISKCELPSAGDATKWVDVRCTNLPELKGVQDFYLTAEGLGGETLLGNIKFDEGIKDTTTSIRRIGGRDERPLRAGDMQLPAQNKKYRDLKGRRYDKQIPYRVMF
- the thiF gene encoding thiamine biosynthesis protein ThiF, whose protein sequence is MTADLSQMREPSRMPSQNEMHAALEKRQGAEAVCKLQAATVAVCGLGGLGSNIAISLARAGVGKLILIDFDHVDVTNLHRQQYKACQVGMPKPDALLANLKEIAPYTEYETHFEKVTAENAEALLAKADVICEAFDNAEAKAMLVNTVLENMPEKFLVAASGMAGYDSGNSITTRKVTKRFYVCGDGKSDVNDGIGLIAPRVMLCAAHQALAVIRLILGLE
- the thiS gene encoding sulfur carrier protein ThiS gives rise to the protein MLTINGQSVDAAGKTVAEYLAEAGYNTVRIAVERNEEIVPKAKYAETLLADGDVVEVVNFVGGG